Part of the Natrialbaceae archaeon AArc-T1-2 genome, TCGACGACGTCACGGTGCTCGCGAAGGTCGGCTTCGGTGAGACTTACGGTCGCAAACTCCGGGTGAGGGGCGAGGACGGCTGCACCCTGGCGGTCGAGCTCGGCCATCGCGGCCTCGAGCGAGATGAAATCCGGGATCGGATCGGAGAGTCCGATCGCGAGGACGTGTTTGCGATCTTGCCACGACCCCGTAAATATCTCTCGAGCGGGAATGACGCGCAGCTCCGGACTCGAGTAGGCCTCGGCTCGAGCGCGGATCTCGGGGAGGCGAGTAAAGTGGGGCGCGTAGACGATCGCGTCGAGGCCCGCGTTCCGTGCCCGCCGGCAGACCTGCTCGTCGAGGACCTTCACGTGGGGGTCGACCCGAAACTCGTCGGTGTCGCTCACGACCGTCTATTTCCGGACCGGAGAGTTAGGGATTCTGATTGCCGATCGTTCGGTATGACGAAAAGACCTTTAGGACGGACAGTCGAGGAAGACAACGTATGCCCTGGGAATGCGGCATCGACGGCTGTGGCGGACGATTCGACGACGTCGAGTCGCTGATCGTCCACCAGGTGAACGAACACGAACGTCACGAGTGTCAGGTATGTGGGACGATCGTCCCCGACGGCTACCTCGCGATTCGACACGCGTTTACCGAACACAGTCGAGCCGAGTACGTCCGTGCCTACGGGGCCAGCTCCGCGGAAGTGCGCCAGCGTGAACAGCTACTCGAGGACGTCACCGATATCGCGGATATGCAAGCGATCGCTGACGAGTTGAAACGGTAGTCCCGTTTTCGTTCCCGTTCGAACCGGGGATATCAGCGCTCACACGACGGTTGATAATTCGTCGTCGTTGTAATTCGTTACACCTGTCGACAACTTGTATATAATGGCTTGTCATACGCTCTCCCGTGCGCTACGTTGAGATCCTGATTCCGGCCGGTCGTCGAGCGGACGTCCTCGAGGTTCTCGACGACGAAGGGATACACTACGTCGTGAGCGACACGGTCGGCGGGCAGCGCTACACCGCAGCCGTCAGATTCCCGCTTTCTGGCGAAGCCGTCGAAACGGTTCTCGATCGGCTGGGTGAGGTCGAAATCGGCAGCGACGCGAACGTCGCCGTCATCGACGCCGAGAAGATCGCTCTCGACGATCGTAGCCCGCTCGACGTGGCGTCCGAACGCGGCGAACGTATCGAACGCGGCGGCGAACGGCTCTCGAGACAGGAACTGCAGGCGAGAGCGGCGGGACTGACGCCGTCGTTTCCGGTGTACGCGACGATGACGCTCATCAGCGCGCTCGTCGCGACCGCCGGCCTGTTGCTCGATTCGCCGGCGGTCGTCGTCGGCTCGATGGTGATCGCGCCGCTTATCGGTCCGGCACTCGCAGCGAGCGTCGGCACCGTCGTCGCCGACGCCGAACTGCGCTCGACCGGCCTCTCGTATCAGTTAAGCGGACTCGCCATCGCGGTACTGGGATCGATCGCTCTCGCCGGTCTCACGCGGATGACCGGCCTCGAGCCGGGCGTGATCGATCTCGTCGGCGTCGCAGAACTCGAAGAACGCGTCGCGCCGAACCTTCTCTCACTCGTGATCGCACTCGGCGCTGGCGTCGCAGGCGTGTTGAGTCTCACGCGGGAACTGTCCGAAGCGATCGTCGGCGTCATGATCGCCGCCGCGCTCATCCCGCCCGCCGCCGCGGCCGGCATCGCCGTCGCCTGGGAGATGTACGGTGCGGCCATCGGTGCAACGGTACTCATGCTCGTGAACACCTTCTCGATCAACCTCGCGGCGTTGCTCACCCTCTGGGCCGGGGAGTATCGACCGCCCGGGCTGTTCGACGTCCCGCGAGCGCGCAAGCAGGCGCTGACGTTCGCGGCCATCCTCGGGACGATCATGGTCGTCCTACTCGTTCCCCTCGCGGGCGCGACGCTGGCTGAACTCGAGGCCACACAGCTCGAGTCGGATGCCACGACGGAAGTCGAAGGCGTCCTCGCGGATCCGGCGTACGACGGCCTCGAGGCCGAGTCGGTGACGGTCGAATTCGACGACGACTATCCAGTCAGATCGATCGAGGAAGTCGTCGTCACGATCACCGGACCAGACGCGGAGCCGGAGCCAGGTCTGACCGAGCGGCTCGTGGCCGCGATCGAGCCACACGCCGAGGATCAGGTCTCGATCGAGGTCCGATTCGTCGTCGCCGAACACGCAACCGTAGCCGACGACGAGCACGCTCACGACGCTAGATACCGAGTGTAAAGCCGCACACGTTCGTACTCCGCTGCTCGTACGCTCGCGGCGATCGAACCGACTCGCTATCGCTCGTCGGAGTCCAGAACGCGAATCTGATCGCCCCGCACCGTCACTGGAATCGGGACCGTCGCCTCGTACAGTTCGACCGTCACCTGGTCTTTGCCCTCGTCGATGCGCTGGACCTGTGCTTTCTCGCCTTTGAACGGGCCGGCGATGAGTTCGACGATGTCGCCCTCGGCGATTCCCTCCACGTCCGGCTTGGGCGAGAGGAAGTGTTCGACTTCCGAAATGTCTGACTCGCCGGGAACGATACTGCGGGCGTGGGGGATGTCGTCGAGGACGCGCTCTAAGACCGCGTTGTCGTCCGCCTCGACCATTACGTACGACGTCAGCGAATCGGGTGCGAGTGCGGCATGGACCGCATCCTCCTCGCGGTTGATGATCATGTCCGCGACGGTGCGTTCCTGACTCGCGGTCGTTTTGACGGCGTAGATACTCATTAGAACCCTCCCGTCAGGAGCATCATCACGGTCCCGATCAGAAAGCCGATGAAGCCAACGAGCAGGATTCCCGCGCCGGCGATTTTCGCCACCTGGAGGAACTCCTCTTTCGTGGGCGTCGTCGCCATTTTCAGCACCCGAACGTACGAGGTGAGGTCGTACGGAACGTCCATATCCGTCTATTGCGAGCGGAGCGTCTTTTATCTGTCTTTCTGTTCGGTGACCAGTCGTCGAGTCAACGTCGTTGCGTGTGACGGCCTGCCGACCAAACGCCTCCGTGCCGGATCGCCTCGTATGGCAGAAGACGATACCGACCGCGCAGACGAGCTCGAGGCAGAACGCGAGGCAGAGATCGAAGACGAACTCGAGCGGATCGGCCGCGATCCCGACGAAGTCGACGAGGGCGACGACCTCGGAACACAGAACGCACCCCGATCCGACGAGGAGGACGTCGAGACGGACGAATAAACACTCGACCGAAACGCACTAGCGTCGATTCTCATCCTCGGCGATAGCAGGGTTTGGAGCGTTCGGCGTTACGACGGCGAACGTTCGGATTCTTCGGTAGAGATCACCCCCGTACCCGAAGCGTCGAAGGGGAAACCGGCAAAAGTGTAGAACTCCTATGTGTTACCATGGGACGAACTACGCACGACGGCCGCCGACGAGTACGAGGTGAGTCGACGTGAGTGAATCCGACGACCTCGTGCGGCTGGTCGTGCTCGTGATAGCGATCCTGTTGCTCGCGCCGATCGTGATGATGCTGTTCATGACGCCGATGATGGGGGCTCACGGGCCGTGGGTCGACGCGACGAACGGGGTCGGCTGGGGTTGGGGGTGGCTGTTCGCGTGGCTGGTTCCGCTGTTAGTCGTGGTCGCGATCGGCTATCTCGTCTACAGGGTGATCGCCAGCCCGGACTCCCGAGACGACGCCGCGATGGAGGAGCTCCGCATCGCCTACGCCCGGGGTGAAATCTCCGAGGAGGAGTTCGAAGAACGACGACGACGGCTGCAGCGAGAGGAGTGAGATGTCCGGTCCCGAACACCGGCGTTCCCACGGCGACCGCGAACGACTCGCCCGGGGCGAGCAGCCGACGGATCGGGACTGTCCGTGCTGTCGGATGTGTGGGCTGACGGCGACCGAGGCCGAGCGACTCGAGCGGGCGGACGAACGCGCCGATCCCGAACGCGAACGCGAACCCGAACGCGAGCACGAGCACGACGAGGGTCGCCACGAGGCCCACGTCGATCACTCGGGCCACGAGGCGATGTTTCGAAAGCGGTTTTTCGTCTGTCTCGTACTCTCGCTGCCGGTCCTGTACTACAGCCCGATGCTCCAGGACTGGTTCGGCTACACTGCCGTCGCGTTTCCGGGCAGCGAGTTCGTCGGTCCCGCCCTCGGGGTCGCCGTCTTCGCCTACGGTGGAATCCCGTTTCTCCGGATGGGTGCAGTCGAGGCCCGCAACCGCGAGCCCGGGATGATGCTACTGATCTCGCTCGCGATCACCGTCGCGTTCGTCTACAGCGCCGCCGCAGTCGCCTTCGATATCGGCGAGCCCTTTTTCTGGGAGCTCGTGACCCTGATCGTCATCTTCCTGCTTGGCCACTGGATCGAGATGCGAAGCGTCCGGCGGGCCTCGGGCGCGCTCGACGAACTCGCCGAGTTGCTGCCCGACACCGCCGAGCGGGTTACGGACGACCGCGAGGGCGAGACCGAGGAGGTCCCCGTCGACGACCTCGAGGCCGAGGACCTCGTACTCGTCCGACCCGGCGCGAACGTGCCGGCCGACGGCGTCGTCGAGGAGGGCGAGTCGAACGTCACCGAGGCGATGGTGACGGGCGAGTCGACGCCGGTCACGAAAGAACCCGGCGACGAGGTCATCGGCGGCACGACCAACCGGGGCGGCAGTTTGCGCGTTCGCGTCACCGCCACGGGCGAGGAGACGACGCTGTCGGGGATCATGCGACTCGTCGAGGAGGCCCAGGAGAGCCGCTCGAAGACGCAAGTGCTCGCGGATCGGGCCGCGGGCTGGCTGTTCTACGCCGCACTCGGCGTGGCTGTGGTCACCGCCGTCGGCTGGACCGCCGCGGTCGGCTTCGGCCTGGCGGTCGTCGAGCGCGTGGTCACGGTGTTGGTCATCGCCTGTCCGCACGCGCTGGGACTCGCCGTTCCGCTGGTCGTCGCGATCAACACCTCGATGGCAGCCAGGGAGGGGATGCTCGTGCGCGATCGGATCGCGATGGAGCAAGCGCGCACCCTCGATACCGTCGTCTTCGACAAGACGGGGACGCTCACGGAGGGCGAACACGGCGTCGTCGACGTCGCGACGACCGACGGCTGGGACGAAGACGACGTGATCGCACTCGCGGCCGCTGCGGAGGGCGACTCAGAGCACATGATCGCCCAGGCGATCCGCGAGGCGGCTGCCGAACGCGAGCTGTCGGTCCCCGACGCCCGTGGCTTCGAGGCGCTGGAGGGACGGGGCGTGCGCGCGACGATCGAGGCCGACGCGCCGATCCCCGGCGGCGACGCAGTCGAGGACAGTGAGACCGTCCACGTCGGCGGCCCGAACCTCCTCCGGGAGCTCGAGGTCGACCCCGGCGACGACCTCGTGGCGTTCGCCGACAAGGCCGGCGAGCGCGGCCAGGGCGTGGTCTACCTGCTGGCAGACGGCGAGGCCGCCGGCGCGATCGCGCTCGCGGACGTGATCCGCGAGGAGAGCTACGCGGCGATCGACGCCCTCCACGAGATGGGACTCGAGGTGGCGATGCTGACCGGCGACAGCGAGGACGTCGCGCGTGCCGTCTCGGACGAGCTTGGCATCGACACCACCTTCGCGGAGGTGTTGCCCGAGGACAAAGACGGAAAGATCGTCGAGCTCCAGGACCAGGGCAAGCTCGTGGCGATGGTCGGCGACGGCGTCAACGACGCGCCCGCGCTCACCCGCTCGGACGTTGGCATCGCCATTGGCTCGGGGACCGACGTCGCGGTCGAGTCCGCCGAGGTCGTCCTCGTCGAGAACGATCCTCGCGACGTCGCCCATCTGGTGCGGCTAAGCACGAAGAGCTACCGGAAGATGCAGGAGAACCTCGTCTGGGCCGCGGGGTACAACGTGTTCGCACTCCCGCTTGCGGCGGGCGTGCTCGCACCGGTTGGTGTCTTGCTCTCGCCGGCCGTCGGCGCGATCCTCATGTCCGCGAGTACGGTGATCGTCGCGATCAACGCCCAGCTGTTGCGCCGGGCGGATATCACACTCGAGTGATGGGAGCTTGCACTTTCGAGAGGTGACCTTTTCCGGACTCTCGTCGTATCGTGTCGTCGAGCCAATCGGTGTTTTCGTCGGACACACCACTTCACCATGGAATCCGAGTACCCCCCAATCGCGGACTACGGTGCTATCGGCAACGACAACCGCTGTGCCCTCGTGAGTCGCGAGGGCTCGATCGACTGGTGTCCGTTCCCCCACCTCGAGTCCCCCAGCGTCTTCAGCGCTATCCTCGACGCCGACGACGGGGGCCGCTTTGCCGTCTCCCCGGACGAGCCCTTCGAGGCGACTCAGACCTACGTCAACCGGACGAACGTCCTCGAGACGACCTTCGAGACCGACGTCGGGACGGCAACGGTGACGGACTTCATGCCGGTCACCGACGGCGGCCCCCGGTACGAGGGGTTCCAGCGGTCGCTGTTTCGGACCCTCGAGTGTGAGTCCGGTTCGGTCGACCTCGAGGTCGTCCTCGAGCCGCGGTTCGACTACGGGCGGAGCGAAACCGATCTGACGTTGCGTGACGCCGAAGTGGTCGCGAGTGGTAGCGGGGAGCCGCTTCACATCCACCTCCATGGCGTCGACGACGCCCGGATCGACGGCGACCGGGCGAAAGCGACGGTCCCGCTCGAAGCCGGCGAGTCGGCCTGGTTGTGTCTGCAACACGGCCACTCGAATCACCTCTCTCCGGACGAACGCGAGGAGATCCTCGCCGAGACGATCGCCTACTGGCGGGACTGGCTCGGACGCTGTGAGGAGTCGGCGGGCGAACTGTTCGCGTTCGACGACAAGTACGGCGACGTTCTCCGCCGGTCGGCGCTCGTACTCAAACTTCTCATCCACGACGGGACCGGCTCGATCCCGGCCGCGCCGACGACGTCGCTACCCGAGGAGATCGGCGGCGACCTCAACTGGGACTACCGGTACAACTGGATCCGCGACGCCAAGTTCACCGTCCAGGCGCTTTACAACGTCGGCCAGCGCGAGGAGGCCGAAGAGTACTTCGAGTGGTTCCGCCAGATCGGTCACGAAGAGCCCGCCGACATCCAGCCGATCTACGGCCTCCACGGCGAGACTGAACTCGAGGAGACGACGCTCGATCACCTCCCCGGCTATCGTGACTCCCAGCCGGTCCGGATCGGCAACGCGGCCGCCGACCAGGAGCAACTCGACATCTACGGAACGATCGTCCAGGGGATCTACGAGACGATCCGCTACGAGAACGGTCTCTCCGACTACGACTGGGAGTCGATCCGGGCGCTTGCCGACTACGTCTGTGCAAACTGGGACGAACGCGACGCGGGCATCTGGGAGTTTCGCGACGTTCGTCACCACTTCGTCCACTCGAAGCTCCTGTGCTGGGTCGCACTCGACCGTGCGATCCAGGTCGGCGAGGAGTACGACCGCGATGGGCCGTTCGAGCGCTGGGCGGACGAACGCGAGGCGATCAGGGAGGCGATCCTCGAGCGCGGGTACGAGGAGTCGATCGACAGCTTCGTCCAGCACTTCGAGACCGACGAGGCCCTGGACGCGACGGCGCTTTTGATCCCGCTGTATGACTTCCTGCCAGCCGACGACGACCGCGTACAGGGAACGATCGACACCGTCCTCGAGGACCTGTCGACCGACGACGGGCTCGTCTATCGCTTCGCCAACAGCGACGCCCGACCGAAAGAGCCGGGTGCGTTTCTCCTCTGTTCGTTCTGGCTCGTCGACGCGCTTGTCCTCTCGGGACGTCTCGAGGAGGCCGAGTCGATCTTCGAAACCGTCCTCGAGCACGCCTCCCCGCTCGGGCTGCTCTCGGAGATGGTCCGGCCCGACGGGACCCTACTGGGCAACTACCCCCAGGCGTTCAGCCACATCGGGCTGCTCAACAGCGCGCTCTATCTCGCGAGTGCGAGAGACGACGTCGAGGAGTTTCCCCCGGAGGAACTCGCCGAGGGAGCAAGCGCGCCGCTTTTCAGACGTCACGGCTCTGGTTCTTGACCGGGTCCGGGTCCGGGACCAGGTCCAGGTCCAGGGCCGGGTTCGACAGTCTCGGCATCGGGTCGTTCTCCAAGCGTCAACTCGACGACCTCGCGGTCGCCGTCGCGGACGACCTCGAGACCGATCGTCTCTCCGGGTTCCATCTCGAGGGCGAGATACGACGACAGCGCGTCCTGGTTGGGTATCTCCGTGCCGTCGATCGCGACGACGGCGTCGCCGCCGACGGGGACGGTCGTCCCCTCGACGGCCGTCGTCTCCGTCGCCGGTTCGAGGACGCCCTCCGCCGGCGAGTCCGGAACGACGTCGACGATCAACACGCCGCCCGCCTCGTCGAGGTCGTTCGCCGTGGCGGCGAACGGACCGATCGGTGCGACGCTGACACCCATATAGGGGTGATCGTACGTCCCATCCTCGAGCAACGCGGGGACGACGCGATCGGCGAGGCCGGCGGCGATCGCGAAGCCGATCGTCTGGCCCGCACCCGCGAAGACGACGCCGACGATCTCGCCGTCGCGGTTCACCAGCGGACCGCCGCTGTTGCCGGGGTTTACCGGCGCGTCGGTCTGGACGGCAGCCGGGATGTCAAAGCCCGTCGGACTCGGCAACGTGCGGTCGACGCCGCTTACGATGCCACGCGAAACCGAGGCGTCGAGCCCGAGCGGGTTCCCGAGCGCGAGGACGTCCTCGCCGACGTCCGGCGGCTCCGCTGCAAACCGGAGCGAACCGGCATCGGCCGGGAGGTCTTCGACCTCGAGGACGGCGAGGTCGCTGTGAGCGTCGGTTCCGACGACCGCGGCGGTGCGCCAGGACTCGTCGTGAAACTGTAACTCGACCGTCGACGCGTCGCCGACGACGTGCTCGTTGGTGACGACGACGCCGTCTGCGGTGACGAATCCCGAACCCAGCCCGCCCGGTCCCTCTTCGACGTCGGGAACGGTAACGAGCACGACGGCGTCGATCGTTTCCTGGTAGATCTCGGTGTACTCGTCGGCACTATCTTCGTCGGCGGACGCGACGCTCCCGAGCGTTCCCGCGGCGAGCACGCCACCGACCGTCCGTAACAGGCGTCTCCGAGACGTCTGGTCGGGCGTCATGCCGGGTACTCTCCCCGACGAACGGTATAAAACACACACCGGCAGCCGACGTGTGTTGTCCGTTCGCGACTCAGCGCAGCCTGACGGCCGTCCCGTAGGCGATCACCTCGGAGCCGCCCTCGGTGACTTTCGAGGTTTCCAGGCGAACGTTGACGACGGCGTCTGCACCCATCGACTCCGCGTCGGCGGCCATCCGATCGATGGCCTCGTCGCGGGCTTTCGTGAGCAGCTCCGAGTAGGCTTTCAGCTCGCCGCCGGTGAGGTTTCGCAGGCTCTGGGTGATGTCCCGGCCGACGTTTCTCGCCTCGACGGTGTTTCCGCGTGCGATTCCGAGCGCCTCGACGACCTCGCGATCGGGAACCGTCTCCGTGGTGACGATCTGCATGAGCGGACGTACGCAACTGACCAATATAAAGCGCCTCGAGCAGTTTCACCGCCAGAAATACTCTTAGTCAAATAACTCCTCATCCTCGAGCATGTGCTCCTCGACGACGTCCAGATCGAGCGTCACGCCGAGTCCGGGCTCCTCCGGAATCTCGATGTAGCCGTCCTCGATCACGTCCTCTTCGACCAGATCTTCCCACCACCCCAGTTCGTAGGAGTGAAACTCGACCGCCAGCGCGTTGGGGATCGCTGCACCGACGTGAGCGCTCGCGACCGTCGCGACGGGCGAGGAGACGTTGTGCATCGCGACGGGAACGTAGTACATGTCGGCCTTGTCGGCGATCTTCTGGGTCTCGCGCATCCCGCCCACTTTCGGCATATCTGGCGCGATGATGTCGACGGCCTGGTCCTCGAGCAGGCGACGCTGGCCGTGCTTTCGATAGACGTTTTCGCCGGCGGTGATCGGCGTCGACGTCGACCGTGTCACCTCCCGCTGGACGTCGTGGTTCTCCGGGGGGACCGGGTCCTCGAGCCACCAGACGTCGTACTCCTCGAGGCGATTCGCGAGTCGTTTCGCGCTGCCGGCGCTGAACGACCAGTGACAGTCGAACGCGACCTCGGCTCTGGCACCGACGCGTTCGGTGACCGCCTCGACGATGCTCGCTTTGTGCTCGATCTCGACGGGCCGCAGGTGGCGGTTCGCCCGGTCGCGTTCGTGGCCAGAGGGGACGTCGAGGTCGAACTTCAAGGCGTCGTAGCCGAGCTCCTCGACGACGCGTTCGGCCTCGTCCGCGCAGGCGATCGGATCAGCCTCGTCCTCGGTGTGACAGTCACAGTAGACCCGCATCTCGTCGCGGTACTTTCCGCCCAAGAGCTGGTAGGCGGGCACCTCGAGTATCTTGCCCGCGAGGTCGTGTAAGGCGATCTCGATGCCCGAGATGGCGGTGACGGTGACGCCGCCGATCGATCCCTCGCCGGACATCTTCTGGACCAGATGCTCGGTGAGGCGGTCGATGTCGAGCGGGTTCTCGCCCTCGAGAAATGGCCGCATCCGGTCGATCAGTTCCGGCGTGCCAGCCCCCCAGTAGGCCTCGCCGGTGCCGACGATTCCCGCGTCGGTGTAGACGCGAACCAGCGTCCACGGGAAATTTCCGTCGATCATCGTCGTCTGGACGTCGGTGATCTCGACGTCGCGGCCGCCACCGCGCTCGCGCGTAACGTTCATCGTGCTCGCCGAGAGATCGCGCATCGTGTACTCGGCGTTCGGATCGCGTAGCTGCGAGTAATCGACCATACGCAGACGACGACTCGAGAGACCGTAAAACTCTCCGGGCCCTACGCGAGCCAGTCGACGACTGCCTCGGACGTAGCGTCGAGTCCGCCGGCCTGTGCGAACCGATCCGACCCACCGCCACCACCACCGAACTCGTCGGTGAGGTCGTCGACGACGTCGGCGGCCGATCGCGAACCGGCCGAGCCGACGACCACGAACGGGGCGTCGCCGCTTCCGACGAGCGCCACGACGTCTGCCAGCTCGCCGGCACGCTCTCGGGCCACGTCGCTCGCGTCGTCGGCGGAGACGTCCTCGAGTTCCTTGAGGAGCCACTCCTCACCGTCGCGATCGATCGGGTCAGCACTCGTCAGCTGCGTCTCGATGAGCTCCCGGCGGAGCTGTCCGACCTCCACGGCGAGAGCATCCCGTTCTTCGACCACGCGCTCGAGTTCGGCCGGGACGTCCTCGATCGCGGTCTCGAGTGCGGCCCTCGCGGCGAGTGTCGTGCGTTTCTCGGTCGCCGCACGCTCGATGGCTCGCGGGCCGACGGCGAACTCGACGCGAGCCAGCCCTTCGCCGGGGTTCGATCGGCCGAGAACGGAGACGGAACCGATCTCGCGAGTGTTTCGGACGTGGGTCCCCCCACAGGCCGCGACGTCCCAGGGCTCGCTCGAGGTAGCGTCGCCGTTGTCGTCCGGTCCGCCGACGGTGACGATCCGGAGCCGGCCGCCGGTGAACGCCTCCTCCTCGGTCGCGTCGTTGAACGCGATCTCCTCGCGCTCGCGCGCCTCTGCAAGTGGAATCTCTTCCCAGGAGACGGGACGAGACTCCCAGATCGCCCGGTTGATCAGCCGCTCGAGGTCGACCAGCGTTCCGTCGTCTACCTCGGTGTCGGTCTCGAGATCGACCCGGACTTTCCGCTCGCCGATGTCGAACCCGCCGTAGCCGAGGTCCTCGAGCAGCCGCCGACCCGCACCGTAGAGGACGTGACTGGCCGTATGCGCTCGCATACAGTACATTCGAAACGACCAGTCGACCGAACAGAGAACCTGTCTGCCCGTTCGAAACGACGGCTCCTCGGCGAGAACGTGGACGGGGTCGCCGTTTTCGACTCGAACGTCTTCGACCTCGACGCCGCCGATCGTGCCCCTGTCGGCGGGCTGGCCGCCGCTTTCTGCGTAGAAGTACGTCTCCTCGAGCCAGACCTCTCGGCCGTCGACGGCCCTGACGTCCGTCTGGAATCGCGTCGTATACGGCTCTGCAGCCGCCCGTTGGCCACTCATCGGTCCTACTCCGACGCCCTCGGATAAAAGTCTCCCCGGTCTCGGCTCGCGATTACTCCGCGAGTTCGACGTCGAGGTAGTCCTCGAGCGCGTCGATCAATCCGCCGCCGACGCCAGCCTGGGTCGCACGACCCTGTTCGATCGCCAGCAGGTCGGCCTCGCGGACGTCCAGCTCTTCGGCCAGCTCTCCGCGCTGGAGGCCGGCCTCCTGTCGGGCCTCGACCAGTCGGTCGCCGTAGTCCGCGACGAGATAGGGCAGCGGATCGTCGT contains:
- a CDS encoding mandelate racemase/muconate lactonizing enzyme family protein, producing MVDYSQLRDPNAEYTMRDLSASTMNVTRERGGGRDVEITDVQTTMIDGNFPWTLVRVYTDAGIVGTGEAYWGAGTPELIDRMRPFLEGENPLDIDRLTEHLVQKMSGEGSIGGVTVTAISGIEIALHDLAGKILEVPAYQLLGGKYRDEMRVYCDCHTEDEADPIACADEAERVVEELGYDALKFDLDVPSGHERDRANRHLRPVEIEHKASIVEAVTERVGARAEVAFDCHWSFSAGSAKRLANRLEEYDVWWLEDPVPPENHDVQREVTRSTSTPITAGENVYRKHGQRRLLEDQAVDIIAPDMPKVGGMRETQKIADKADMYYVPVAMHNVSSPVATVASAHVGAAIPNALAVEFHSYELGWWEDLVEEDVIEDGYIEIPEEPGLGVTLDLDVVEEHMLEDEELFD
- a CDS encoding alanyl-tRNA editing protein; the encoded protein is MSGQRAAAEPYTTRFQTDVRAVDGREVWLEETYFYAESGGQPADRGTIGGVEVEDVRVENGDPVHVLAEEPSFRTGRQVLCSVDWSFRMYCMRAHTASHVLYGAGRRLLEDLGYGGFDIGERKVRVDLETDTEVDDGTLVDLERLINRAIWESRPVSWEEIPLAEAREREEIAFNDATEEEAFTGGRLRIVTVGGPDDNGDATSSEPWDVAACGGTHVRNTREIGSVSVLGRSNPGEGLARVEFAVGPRAIERAATEKRTTLAARAALETAIEDVPAELERVVEERDALAVEVGQLRRELIETQLTSADPIDRDGEEWLLKELEDVSADDASDVARERAGELADVVALVGSGDAPFVVVGSAGSRSAADVVDDLTDEFGGGGGGSDRFAQAGGLDATSEAVVDWLA